A window of Drosophila subobscura isolate 14011-0131.10 chromosome E, UCBerk_Dsub_1.0, whole genome shotgun sequence contains these coding sequences:
- the LOC117891136 gene encoding endocuticle structural glycoprotein ABD-4, translating to MKNFALCLVAMALMCLIEAAPQRAEEPIAIISQESNIEPDGSYNYAYETANGIKAEETGTLKKATSPDSSDVIIARGSVSYTSPEGNLITLNYSADDENGFQPQGDHLPTPPPIPPAIQKALDYLLSLPPAKRR from the exons ATGAAAAAT TTCGCTTTGTGCCTGGTCGCCATGGCGCTGATGTGCCTGATCGAGGCGGCTCCGCAGCGGGCGGAGGAGCCCATTGCGATCATCAGCCAGGAGTCCAACATCGAACCAGATGGCTCCTACAATTATGC CTATGAGACGGCCAACGGAATCAAGGCCGAAGAGACGGGCACCCTGAAGAAGGCCACCTCCCCGGACAGCAGTGACGTGATAATTGCCAGGGGCTCTGTCTCCTACACCTCCCCGGAGGGAAATCTGATTACACTGAACTACTCGGCCGATGATGAGAACGGCTTCCAGCCCCAGGGCGACCATCTGCCCACTCCCCCACCAATTCCGCCAGCGATCCAGAAGGCTCTCGACTATCTGCTGAGTCTGCCGCCAGCCAAGCGCCGTTAA
- the LOC117890394 gene encoding endocuticle structural glycoprotein SgAbd-3 produces the protein MRTLLLCAALFVVAAWAADTGDLISQESNVEYNGKYHYHYELADGSKATQDGLLKTVNAEHDGEAVHGKYSFVSDDGQTYVVSYTADENGYHAVGDHLPTPPPTPLSVLRTLEYLKLHPYTPPEKQH, from the exons ATGAggactctgctgctctgcgctgctctgtttgtggttgctgcttgGGCCGCGGACACGGGTGACCTGATCTCCCAGGAATCAAATGTGGAGTACAACGGCAAATATCACTATCA CTATGAACTCGCCGATGGCTCCAAGGCGACACAGGACGGCCTCCTGAAGACGGTGAATGCCGAGCACGACGGCGAAGCGGTCCATGGCAAGTACTCGTTTGTGTCCGACGACGGCCAGACCTATGTGGTGTCCTACACCGCCGACGAGAATGGATATCATGCGGTGGGCGATCATCTGCCCACCCCGCCGCCCACGCCCCTGTCCGTTCTAAGGACTCTGGAGTACCTCAAGCTGCACCCCTACACGCCCCCAGAGAAGCAGCACTGA
- the LOC117890297 gene encoding endocuticle structural glycoprotein SgAbd-3, whose product MYKFIFIACSAMLLGYVLARPQEQRAAVTTTTTAATIVKQDNVNNADGSFNSSYETSNGIRVENIGYLKKIIIPKTETSDGQVIDEHEELVLVQTGSYSYSDPEGNLITLRYVADENGFQPEGDHLPVAPQ is encoded by the exons ATGTACAAGTTCATCTTCATCGCCTGCTCTGCCATGCTGCTCGGCTATGTCCTGGCCCGGCCACAGGAGCAGCGTGCTGCCGTcaccacaacgacaacagctGCCACCATTGTGAAGCAGGATAATGTGAACAATGCCGATGGCAGCTTCAACAGCAG CTACGAGACATCGAATGGAATACGCGTGGAGAACATTGGCTACCTCAAGAAGATCATCATACCCAAGACGGAGACATCCGATGGCCAGGTGATCGACGAGCACGAGGAACTGGTCCTGGTCCAGACGGGCTCGTACAGCTACAGCGACCCGGAAGGCAACCTCATCACCCTGCGCTACGTGGCCGACGAGAATGGGTTCCAGCCCGAGGGCGATCATCTGCCCGTGGCGCCGCAgtaa
- the LOC117891107 gene encoding uncharacterized protein LOC117891107 translates to MWPLLWIIAFMASFLQPQQPAAAANVLTNAYFVEMSRMDCVGNPTYFANLNCKILPPLNRTMEFSGDVVKSLPTLTGYLRVSLPNPKKVFTQIFDITFDVCKAIRDRNRKLLIDFLVRTLARNSNVVMRCPFPKGNYYSKNISVNDLPPMLTETEFMANFDLFIPKVAVVLNVTLQGHLFDTAKENARRKKYL, encoded by the exons ATGTGGCCATTGCTTTGGATTATCGCCTTTATGGCCAGCTtcctgcagccacagcagcctgcagcagcggccaacGTTTTGACA AACGCCTACTTCGTGGAGATGAGCAGAATGGATTGCGTGGGGAATCCCACCTACTTTGCCAATCTCAATTGCAAGATTTTGCCACCTCTGAACAGGACCATGGAGTTCTCTGGCGATGTTGTGAAAAGTCTTCCCACATTGACTGGCTACCTCAGGGTATCCCTGCCCAACCCGAAGAAGGTATTCACCCAGATATTCGACATCACCTTCGACGTGTGCAAGGCTATTCGAGATCGCAATCGGAAGCTGCTGATTGACTTTTTGGTTCGAACTTTGGCCCGAAACAGCAATGTTGTCATGCGCTGCCCCTTCCCAAAG GGTAACTACTACTCGAAGAACATATCGGTGAACGACCTTCCGCCCATGTTAACCGAGACCGAATTCATGGCCAACTTTGACCTCTTCATACCCAAGGTGGCCGTCGTGTTAAATGTGACGCTGCAGGGGCACCTCTTTGACACGGCCAAGGAGAATGCCAGAAGAAAGAAATATCTTTAA
- the LOC117890859 gene encoding ADP-ribose glycohydrolase OARD1-like, whose amino-acid sequence SLAHCVGADLAMGAGIAVKFKEVYGKVDELRAQKAASGDVAVLKDNESWGKPTYESLQSSLEQMREHMRKNIVKQLAIPRIGCGIDGLEWDKVSGVLEYVFGQEQLEIVVYNFVPPPSN is encoded by the exons tcgctggcccattgcgtgggcgctgacttggccatgggcgcaggcatagctgtgaagttcaaggaggtctacggcaaggtcgatgagctgcgtgcccagaaggcggccagcggtgatgtggctgtgctcaaggataatgaaagctggggaaaaccaacatacgagtcgctgcagtcatctctggagcagatgcgcgaacacatg cgcaagaacatcgttaagcagctggccataccGCGCATCGGTTGCGGTATTGATGGCTTGGAATGGGACAAAGTCAGCGGCGTTCTGGAGTACGTgttcgggcaggagcagctggagattgtcgtctacaactttgtgcctccaccaagcaattaa